Proteins found in one Camelus bactrianus isolate YW-2024 breed Bactrian camel chromosome X, ASM4877302v1, whole genome shotgun sequence genomic segment:
- the LOC123615351 gene encoding small integral membrane protein 10-like protein 2A, whose protein sequence is MAASAALSAAAAAAALSGLAVRLSRSAAARGSYGAFCKGLTRTLLTFFDLAWRLRMNFPYFYVVASVMLNVRLQVRIE, encoded by the coding sequence ATGGCGGCGTCGGCGGCCCTGTCTgcggctgcagcggcggcggcccTGTCCGGGCTGGCGGTGCGGCTGTCGCGCTCAGCTGCAGCCCGCGGCTCGTACGGCGCCTTCTGCAAGGGGCTCACGCGCACGCTGCTCACCTTCTTCGACTTGGCCTGGCGGCTGCGCATGAACTTCCCCTACTTCTACGTCGTGGCCTCCGTGATGCTCAACGTCCGCCTGCAGGTGCGGATCGAGTGA